A stretch of Salvelinus alpinus chromosome 4, SLU_Salpinus.1, whole genome shotgun sequence DNA encodes these proteins:
- the LOC139572362 gene encoding uncharacterized protein produces the protein MCTEVSGFGSTVREPKHPLCLLYPNLACLSLCLVYPNLAYLSLCLVYPNLACLSLCLVYPNLAYLSLCLVYPNLACLSLCLVYPNLAYLSLCLVYPNLTYLSLCLVYPNLACLSLCLVYPNLACLSLCLVYPNLACLSLCLVYPNLAYLSLCLVYPNLAYLSLCLVYPNLACLSLCLVYPNLAYLSLCLVYPNLACLSLCLVYPNLACLSLCLVYPNLAYLSLCLVYPNLACLSLCLVYPNLAYLSLCLVYPNLACLSLCLVYPNLAFLSLCLVYPNLACLSLCLVYPNLACLSLCLVYPSLSVSLPGVS, from the exons ATGTGTACTGAGGTCAGTGGGTTTGGGAGTACAGTACGGGAACCTAAACATCCTCTCTGCCTGTTGTATCCTAACCTAGCCTGTCTGTCGCTCTGCCTGGTGTATCCTAACCTagcctatctgtctctctgcctggtgTATCCTAAcctagcctgtctgtctctctgcctggtgTATCCTAACCTagcctatctgtctctctgcctggtgTATCCTAAcctagcctgtctgtctctctgcctggtgTATCCTAACCTagcctatctgtctctctgcctggtgTATCCTAACCTAAcatatctgtctctctgcctggtgTATCCTAAcctagcctgtctgtctctctgcctggtgTATCCTAAcctggcctgtctgtctctctgcctggtgTATCCTAAcctagcctgtctgtctctctgcctggtgTATCCTAACCTagcctatctgtctctctgcctggtgTATCCTAACCTagcctatctgtctctctgcctggtgTATCCTAAcctagcctgtctgtctctctgcctggtgTATCCTAACCTagcctatctgtctctctgcctggtgTATCCTAAC ctagcctgtctgtctctctgcctggtgTATCCTAAcctagcctgtctgtctctctgcctggtgTATCCTAACCTagcctatctgtctctctgcctggtgTATCCTAAcctagcctgtctgtctctctgcctggtgTATCCTAACCTagcctatctgtctctctgcctggtgTATCCTAAcctagcctgtctgtctctctgcctggtgTATCCTAACCtagcctttctgtctctctgcctggtgTATCCTAACCtagcctgcctgtctctctgcctggtgTATCCTAAcctagcctgtctgtctctctgcctggtgTATcctagcctgtctgtctctctgcctggtgTATcctag